Within Anopheles nili chromosome 3, idAnoNiliSN_F5_01, whole genome shotgun sequence, the genomic segment ATATCGAAATGTGTCGTCTTTTCCTGCTGGTTTCGCAACTGCACCATCGTGTACTGCTTCCAGTGGAGCTGGCTGAACGGTCGTTTTGCTGTGCTCACGATCTGCAGCTCTATGTAGAACGTTTGCTGGCCATACTCTGGTTCAACCTCGCGCACTTTCCGACCTGGTCGCTGCATAAGCGCTGTTGCTGATGGACGATTGCGTTGAATAGCGACAATCACCACATCATCGTGCAGCCTGAAAATGAACCAGAATTAAACCCGACCATCAGACACTGCTAGCGCGCATACATACCGATAGTGTCCTCGCAGAATCTCGCTCTGTGTTGGACATCGTTGCTTCAGTTTCACAACGCACTGTTGCGGTTCCTCTGCCGTCGTCAACATAAGCACCTTGCCATCGGCGAAGAACCGAAAATAACGATAATATTCCACCAGCTGCACCGGACGGTAGAACTGATCCTGAAAGCTGTTCTCCCCGGAGCGTAGGTAACTGGCCCGGCTGATGTAGCAACCGTGGAACATTATGCGGGGCCGATTGATGTACATTTCCCGCCACGATCCAAACGGTGTACCCTTCAGTGCTCCCAGATTGACGCCCCACACTCTGCGAGAAAAAGGTATTGGCGAAATTACAAATCATAACCCAAGCCCACGTGCTCGACTCGCATGACAAGACTATTTACCTGGCGCAAGCGTGGCGCCAAATTTCCGGATCCCTCGCGAGTAGATAAAACCCCCGACAAACGGATGCGAATCGCTCAAGCGATTTCATGTCTAAATCGTTCGACACAACCCACCGCAGAATGTACAGGATAACTTCCATTGGTAGATCCGAAAAGTGAGCTGCCGTCACGATAAGCATCCGATCTCCACTCGCTCGTTCGAACAGCTTGCCGGAACGAGACATCAGCGCTTGGAAGCGCAATCCTAGATCCACGTTCTCCAGATCCTCCTCGTCTTCGTCGATGTTCGCGTCTATCATGCGCTCCACCAACCCTTCGACGATTCTTGCGTTCGCTTCGGTTGTATCCTCCTTGGGCAGAGGATGCTTCTTTTCGTAAACCTTAAACTCGATGTCCGGCACGAGCTGGGTAGCACGCCGGTACAGCCGCATGGCTTCGAATACTTTGCCACTACGCTCCAACTCCGAACCTTGCTGGAATAGAGCCCGTGCTTGCTGCTCAATCGAACTCTTATCGGAGCTTAACGACGTCGCAGTGAGTAACGGTTCCAAATTAGCAAcgtgttgctccttttttaACTCCTGATGCCATCGTTCGCGAAAATCGTCCAGCTCGGACCGCTTAGGAGTTGCGGATTCCGATCCACTGGACGAAGAGGACGAACTctcatcatcgtcctcctTACCGGCGTCACCGGATGTCGAATCCATCGTTAGGAGAAGGTGTTACGCGCTATCTGCAAGGGCAATGGGGCTCTGGCAAGGGCAATCGACGACCAGTTGAGGCTTACAATTCTCAATCACGGCTGCTCACTGGCTAGTGAAAGGTTGACCGGCAACAATATCAATAGTGAGCGCTGTAGAGTCGTGCTAGTTCACGGTCACTGTAGCGGATAACTTTCGAAAAGGACAGCGGCGTCAAGTTGATTATATGCACGAAACTCTCCTGAAAAAGTGAAGATACACGATCTGCACACTGCAAACAGTCGGCCATAGTCTCTTTAACGACGTGCGAGTTTAAGAAGCAATTTTCCTCGCCACGAGTAATTTGCAAATGGGGTTTCAGCTGAACTGCGGATAAGCCACGCGCGAAAGTACTCACTTTTCGCAGCGGACCATTTTGTTACGGAGATATGTTAACAATTTGCGACTCGAAAACTTTGCTATGCTTTGACAGCCGctttcaaaacatttttcttgccAGCGAACAGGAAGAGCGACGGAACCGTCAAAACGAATCAGCTGTCTGGAACAGTGTAAGCTTTTAGGAAATTTCTCATGACAGCTGAAAttattgtttaaaataaagaaTGATCTCTTTGCTTAATTGCAatgattttctttatttttaatggaaTATCATGCATGTACTCAAATGTATATGATATTATCAAATGTACTCAAATGTATATGATATTATCAATGCATATCTTTAACGTACTTATAGCGTGCATTGCATCTCATGCTTCATAAAACTGGAAAACCAGTTAACAGTTAACAATTGTTTAAGCTTAAGTTTAGCTATTGAttttatcttttaaaaaaacaatcaattttttttctagcaaTCTTTGTAATTATGATAATTCTAATTTTTCTAGCGCCTTGGGCAATTCAATAAGCAATTCTAGAAACACCCCCACAAATTCAATCATTAACATGCATACTAGATTTCAAAAATTACGACTTGAAAATACACAGGAATGTTTTGAATAATCTAGTGTGCTTCTGAAATATTGAGTGGAGTAACTTTATATCGTCAATCAATGCTAACACCTGTAATTGTATGCCTTAAAATCCTCGTTTGAAAGTTTTGGAAATCATCgtgttgaagaaaattttcaaccgCGATACTGCTGCCAAGAGAAAAATCCCCCGGTGTTGTCAAGATCCGGTACTGGCGTTGGCCTTCACAAGCTCGGGTCCGGTTCGTGTTCGGCGCGAAAGAAGAAGCGAAGAGAACGAGGCCTCATTGTAACAAAACTGGCCGTC encodes:
- the LOC128723412 gene encoding F-box only protein 9; translated protein: MDSTSGDAGKEDDDESSSSSSSGSESATPKRSELDDFRERWHQELKKEQHVANLEPLLTATSLSSDKSSIEQQARALFQQGSELERSGKVFEAMRLYRRATQLVPDIEFKVYEKKHPLPKEDTTEANARIVEGLVERMIDANIDEDEEDLENVDLGLRFQALMSRSGKLFERASGDRMLIVTAAHFSDLPMEVILYILRWVVSNDLDMKSLERFASVCRGFYLLARDPEIWRHACARVWGVNLGALKGTPFGSWREMYINRPRIMFHGCYISRASYLRSGENSFQDQFYRPVQLVEYYRYFRFFADGKVLMLTTAEEPQQCVVKLKQRCPTQSEILRGHYRLHDDVVIVAIQRNRPSATALMQRPGRKVREVEPEYGQQTFYIELQIVSTAKRPFSQLHWKQYTMVQLRNQQEKTTHFDMNTTKYPPLYFSRVKSYHQESEGPLK